Part of the Candidatus Goldiibacteriota bacterium genome, CCACAAACCAAATATAACAGAAAAGTTTTTCATTAAACTGAAATTTTTTATCAGCTTTTTAATCTGCGCTGTTTCATTTATAATTTGTTTAAATCTGACTTTTTCCTGTGCATTCATTCTTTTAACACCTTCAAAAGCAAGCAATAAAGCCGTCTTTGCCCCTTTTAAAACATAATCCCGCGCTTTTTTTTCTCTTCTTTCAGAAATTTCGAAAAGTTCCGATGAAACTTTAACCATATCTTTATAATTTGCAAACATTTTATTATCCGTTATGGAACCCTGCCTGTTTTTTCTGTAACAGTAAAAAGGTTCTTTTAAGGCCGCGAAAGAACAAGCAGCTGATAAAGTTTTTGGCACCCATTCTAAATCTTCATGAAGTATTCCATTAATAAAAAACAGGTTATTATCAATTATAAATTTTCTATTAATTACAAACCTAAAAGCCGGCCAATAAATTCCTTTATCTGCAAGGTATGACATAATACCGTCTGATGTCTTTCCGTCAATACTTTCTTCAGTTACAGGCTGTATTATTTTTGCTTCCTTGATGTCATTATTAACATATTGTACATTTCCAATTATTATATCTTTCGGGCTTTTTTCAATAACTGTTTTTAATCTGATTAAGCATTCTTCCTGCAGCCAGTCATCACCGTCCAAAAATATAATATAATTTTTCGAAGCCTCTTTTATACCGGCGTTGCGGGCATCAGACAACCCGCCGTTTATTTTATGAATTACTTTTACCCTTTTATCTTTTCGCGCATACTCATCGCAGATGGCAGGGCAATTATCAGGGGAGCCGTCATCAACAAGTATAATTTCAATATCCTGATATGTCTGGTTAACTATGCTGTCCACACATTTCGGAAGATACTGCTCTACTTTATATACAGGCACTATTACACTTATCATTTATACTCCATATTTATTTAATAAAACGCGACAGCTGTTTAAGCGCGTTTCGAGGTTTTTCCCTTTAATCTTGATTTTACCTTAATTACTTTTACAGGTTCTTTTTCTTTCTTTTTAAGTACATTTACAAATATCTGGATTTTATCAACGCTTTCAGCGCTTATTAAATGCTGTATTTTGGAGGCTTCTTCCTTTGCCCTGTTTTCCCCTGTTTTTACCGTGTTCTGAAAAAAATCCAGCAATATTTCATATTTACGGTTT contains:
- a CDS encoding glycosyltransferase family 2 protein, which translates into the protein MISVIVPVYKVEQYLPKCVDSIVNQTYQDIEIILVDDGSPDNCPAICDEYARKDKRVKVIHKINGGLSDARNAGIKEASKNYIIFLDGDDWLQEECLIRLKTVIEKSPKDIIIGNVQYVNNDIKEAKIIQPVTEESIDGKTSDGIMSYLADKGIYWPAFRFVINRKFIIDNNLFFINGILHEDLEWVPKTLSAACSFAALKEPFYCYRKNRQGSITDNKMFANYKDMVKVSSELFEISERREKKARDYVLKGAKTALLLAFEGVKRMNAQEKVRFKQIINETAQIKKLIKNFSLMKNFSVIFGLWNSLVIYTFFAELAGKINDMKGK